The genomic stretch attttattaattataaatttctttgaatGCGATGTTTTCATAccaaattattttgtatattaaagaACGTAGCTTTGAAACAAACTAattagtaaatatattattaaaaatcggAAATATCAAGGGAATATTCTAGAATAGTAAATGCCATGCGTTGTATCTATCCACCAATCCGAAGAAGACATTTGGACCAAGTTCCAGCCGGCTTGTATCCCATTGGTCGACGTGTATTGCGTGGATTCATTTTATTGGTGGATTACTACAGTCACCTTTTAGTATATCAAAGCGTCGCAGGTCAGATTGCATGACAGTCGGCATAAAACAGCGGATCAAGGTGTTTGAATTGAATCTAGAGATATATACTTTTTCTTCCTGCCATTATTCGTGAATATTTCACGGTAACAATGAAAAAggcgttattattattatcggtcCTGTTTTTTGCAGCAGGTAAGTTTAATAAAAAGCGTGtaatcaaaagaaaaaaaaaacgaagttAGAATGCACCCGTTAATCGAACAAGAGCATCAACATACATTTTTGTTATCTAGGATTCGTTAAAGCAGAGAGTTTGGTCGAGGAGGATGTGGGAACAGTGGAAAATGATTTGGGTGCCAGCCGCGAAGGATCTCGTACAGGTGAAATACTTCTTCCATTCTGGTTTTTCTTCTGTTGTCATCTACATCGACGGATTAATCATTCATGATAATTATGATATAAAACAGATGCACACTATTACGCATAAGTATTTGGACGCTtccaaattatttcaaatattcttcaAATAAGGCTCTTTGATTTCATTTTTACATCTAATCTTATCTAAGGCAGCCATATACAGTTAGTAGATACATATTGATAAGGACAATAGTTTGATACtagttaatataaataaaaaagcaatAACTGAAATGGATGAAAATTGCTTCTATGAAAACACCCAAGTTAAGTGACTTTAAGTATATCTGTTTAATTAAGATCTTACAATGATTTTATAAAGTGCCAGAAGATCAATGATTTGATTAGATCCCATTAAGTGTCCAAATATTTTTGCATGACAGTATACATATGGAATCTTTATCTGATAACTTTCATTATGAAacatatgtatttttttctttacattTGGAGTTAAAAATAACTTTCTGCAAGTTCTATAATATTCTGTGATGGATGGAATTTGGTTTAATAAGAAAATACATTTTGCAGATAATGAGGTAGTTCAAAGAGAGGAGGAAGCAATCAAATTAGATGGATTAAATGTTGCCCAGATAAAAGAACTTAGGGAAAAAGCTGAGAAGTTCACCTTCCAAACTGAGGTCAATCGTATGATGAAACTTATTATAAACTCTTTGTATCGTAACAAAGATATTTTCTTGAGGGAGTTGATATCTAATGCATCTGATGCATTAGACAAAATCAGACTACTGTCGCTCACTGATAAAAATGTCTTAGATACCAATCCAGAGCTAGCAATTAGGATAAAGACTGATAAAGAGAACAAGATATTGAGCATAACTGACTCTGGTATTGGTATGACCAAGAATGAATTAATTAACAACCTTGGAACTATCGCAAAGTCAGGAACTGCAGAATTCTTAGGAAAAATGCAGGATACTTCGAATGCTCAGGATTTGAACGATATGATTGGTCAATTTGGAGTTGGTTTCTATTCTGCTTTTCTTGTCTCCCATACAGTAGTAGTTACCTCTAAGCACAATGATGACAAACAACATATCTGGCAATCTGATAGCAGCAGCTACAGTATTGTAGACGACCCTAGGGGAGACACATTGAAGAGAGGAACTACAGTTAggtaaataaaatgatatttcttattttgtttttttcgaaattcgtgaaattaatttcaactGCTTTGTAATTACAGCTTGCATTTGAAGGATGAAGCATTAGATTTCTTAGAAGAGGATACCATTAAAGATCTTGTAAAGAGATACTCGCAATTTATCAATTTCCCCATTTACCTTTGGAATAGTAAGGTTGTCCAAGTAGATGAAGATGATGTGGAAGAAAACACCCCTTCTAAAGAAGATGAAAGCAAGAAAGAAGAGTCTGTTGAAGACAAAGTAGATGAGGAGGAGGATGCAAAAGTTGAAGATgcagaggaagagaaaaaaaccAAAAAGGTTGATAAGACTATTTGGGACTGGGAACTATTAAATGATTCCAAACCCATATGGTCTTTGAAACCATCTGAAGTTGAAGACAAAGACTATAATGATTTCTATAAGGCACTAACAAAGGATACTCAGGACCCTCTAGCAAGGATCCATTTTGTAGCAGAGGGTGAAGTCACCTTTAAGTCACTTCTTTTCATTCCTAAAGTTCAGCCAAGTGACAGCTTTAATCGTTTTGTCACTAAAGCGGACAATATTAAGTTGTATGTCAGGAGAGTT from Bombus terrestris chromosome 16, iyBomTerr1.2, whole genome shotgun sequence encodes the following:
- the LOC100649277 gene encoding endoplasmin; its protein translation is MKKALLLLSVLFFAAGFVKAESLVEEDVGTVENDLGASREGSRTDNEVVQREEEAIKLDGLNVAQIKELREKAEKFTFQTEVNRMMKLIINSLYRNKDIFLRELISNASDALDKIRLLSLTDKNVLDTNPELAIRIKTDKENKILSITDSGIGMTKNELINNLGTIAKSGTAEFLGKMQDTSNAQDLNDMIGQFGVGFYSAFLVSHTVVVTSKHNDDKQHIWQSDSSSYSIVDDPRGDTLKRGTTVSLHLKDEALDFLEEDTIKDLVKRYSQFINFPIYLWNSKVVQVDEDDVEENTPSKEDESKKEESVEDKVDEEEDAKVEDAEEEKKTKKVDKTIWDWELLNDSKPIWSLKPSEVEDKDYNDFYKALTKDTQDPLARIHFVAEGEVTFKSLLFIPKVQPSDSFNRFVTKADNIKLYVRRVFITDKFTDMMPNYLSFIRGIVDSDDLPLNVSRENLQQHKLIKVIKKKLIRKVLDMIKKIPKEDYEKFWKEYSTNIKLGVIEDAQNRARLSKLLLFQSSTQKGMTSLSEYVSRMKPSQQYIYYIAGSSEEEVKKSPFVERLDKKGYEVLYLTEAVDEYAISALPEFDGKKFQNVAKEGFSLDEGKKAKERMEQLKTTFKPLVKWLNDVLKDHISKAQVSERLTDSPCALVASMFGWTGNMERLAISNAHQKTDDPQKTYYLNQKKTLEINPRHPLIRELLHRVEVDSTDQTAKDIALMMFKTATLRSGYMLRETASFADSVEQLMRKTLGISLDEVPEEEELQEEESGSTEKQESEKIIDIDADEDEQDEEKHDEL